TCCGGCCACGTCGATTGGCCACGGTTTGCCTTCAAGCGCCAAATCGTACAACCGTTGATGCGCTTCGTCACGTGCGGTGATGAACGTGCCCGACAAAAGGACGCGGTCACCCGCACGCAACTGGGCGAACGCCTGTTTTTTCGCCGGTAAAGTCAGTTTCCAATGATTCAAGCCACTCCACCTCACAACACCGCTGTTTGAACTCTCGCAGAATGACACTGCAGATTCACCGCTACCGGCAGAGAAGCCATGTGCAGCGGATGTGTCTCGACGTGCACAGCGATGGCGGTGGTCGTGCCCCCCAGCCCCATCGGGCCAATGCCAAGTTTGTTGATATCGGTCAGAAGTTCCGCCTCGAACTTGGCGATCTCTGCGTCAGGGTTGGGTTCCCCGACTGCCCGAAGAAGCGCATGCTTTGCGAGTTGAGCGACAGAATCAAAGGTTCCGCCAATGCCAACGCCAACAATCAGCGGCGGACAAGCGTTGGGACCCGCCTGTTCGACAACATCGAGAACAAACGTACGTATGCCCTCGACGCCCGCGGCAGGCACAAGCATCTTTAATTGGCTCATGTTATCTGCACCTCCCCCCTTTGGCATCACTCGAATTCGAAGGTCATCCCCCATCGTTAACTTCGTGTGGATCACGCCCGGTGCATTAAACCCTGTGTTTTTGCCATGAAACGGACTATCCAGGATTGAGCCTCGGAGATGTGCTGATTGATAGCCTTTTTGAATCCCAGCGTTTACGGCTTCTTCAAACGACCCACCGACGATATGCACGTCTTGCCCAATCTCCGCAAAAACAATGGTCACACCGCCATCCTGACACAAGCTCACCCCTGTGTCGGACGCGCGTTGTGCATTTTCCAGGATCTGATCGAGCACCTCCCGTCCAACAGGGGACAGTTCTTCTTTTCCGGCTTGCCGAATCCGCGCGACTACATCTGGCGGGAGTCGTAAATTGGCTTGCTTACACAGGTCCGCCACAGTATTTTCAATCTCTTCCACCGAAATCGTTTTCACACCGTTCCCTCCTCACTTACCTGCCGAGCACCCGCTTCGCGAGTTCATACACCGGTAAATCGACCATTTTGCCATTGACCTGAATACTCCCCTGCCCGCTCGCCATGGCCTCTTCATAGGCCCTGACAATTTCCTGTGCCTGGTTGAATTCAACTTCCCCTGTCGAGAAGACCTTGTTCAAGATAGACACTTGGTCAGGATGGATGGCGAATTTTCCAGCAAAACCCGCGCCTTTTGCTTGGCTGGCCGACTGCAGCAGCCCCTCCGAGTCGTGAAAATCAGGGTATACACTGTCAACGGGCGCTCCAATCCCCGCACTGCGCGACGCAATGACCATGGTGCATCGTATATAGTCCAGTAATTGAGGCGGCAATGATTGGACGCCAAGGTCAAGTGCAAAGTCAATGGCACCGAACGCCAGGCAGCAAATACGCGCACTTGCGCTCGATATGTCCTGTACGTTCCGTAGTCCACTGGCCGTTTCAATGATCGGCAGGACCTTCAAGTGACCCGGTTGTAAACGCAGTTTCTGTTCAAGTCGATCAAGCAGGTATAAAAAACCCTGCAGCGCACCGGCACTTTCTACCTTAGGCAGAACAAATCCTGTTAATGATGCCCCGCTAAGTTCCATCACTTCGTCCAGAATGGTTGCACTGTCGATAGGATTTGTTCGAACATAAACAGTTTGGGGCCAGGTGTCACGCAGGGCTTCAGCGACAATTCTTCGCGCTGTCTCCTTTGCAGCAGGCGCGACGGCGTCCTCGAGGTCGAAGATAAGAACATCTGCCGGAATCATTCTGGCTTTCTGAATCATTGTTTGATTCGCCCCTGGGACGAACAGCCACGACCGCAACCGGCCCATTGATACCCTTCCCTCGCAATAAATTTCATAGAGAACACTGCCACTGACTGCAATCCGACCGCTTGCTTGCCAAATCGCACATACGATCCGATTGCGTGAAGACAAGGATACTGTATCCAATAATACATCTGATTATACGGAATTATGAACCAACGCTCAATAGTGATCACGATTCACAATCGGGCGACCAGACGATGTTTCTATCCCTTCGAATGAACCCCCCCGGTGCTTCGCGGCAATCTCATTTCGAATCTTTTCAGTATGCTCACCAACACGAGGTACCGGGCCCATGCAGACCGCACTTCCTCGAATGGTTCCAGGCGGCAGCAACGCCCTGACCACGCCTTCCGGCGTCGTTACCTCACGCCAGCGGCCCCGTGCCTTCAACTGCGGATGTTCGAAGAAATCGACCATGTTGTTCAAACGGGCGTTTGCAATGTTCGCTTCGTCCAACCGCTGTTCGACCTCTGCCGCACTGATCTGCGAAAAAACCTGGAGTATCTCACGGGTCAGTTCCTCAGAATGCTTGTAGCGATTCGCATTTCCTTGATACTGTTCGTCCTTGGCCAACTCTGGACGTTGTAACACAATCGTGCAGAACTGCTCCCATTCG
Above is a genomic segment from Alicyclobacillus cycloheptanicus containing:
- a CDS encoding fumarate hydratase, with the translated sequence MKTISVEEIENTVADLCKQANLRLPPDVVARIRQAGKEELSPVGREVLDQILENAQRASDTGVSLCQDGGVTIVFAEIGQDVHIVGGSFEEAVNAGIQKGYQSAHLRGSILDSPFHGKNTGFNAPGVIHTKLTMGDDLRIRVMPKGGGADNMSQLKMLVPAAGVEGIRTFVLDVVEQAGPNACPPLIVGVGIGGTFDSVAQLAKHALLRAVGEPNPDAEIAKFEAELLTDINKLGIGPMGLGGTTTAIAVHVETHPLHMASLPVAVNLQCHSARVQTAVL
- a CDS encoding HpcH/HpaI aldolase/citrate lyase family protein, with protein sequence MIQKARMIPADVLIFDLEDAVAPAAKETARRIVAEALRDTWPQTVYVRTNPIDSATILDEVMELSGASLTGFVLPKVESAGALQGFLYLLDRLEQKLRLQPGHLKVLPIIETASGLRNVQDISSASARICCLAFGAIDFALDLGVQSLPPQLLDYIRCTMVIASRSAGIGAPVDSVYPDFHDSEGLLQSASQAKGAGFAGKFAIHPDQVSILNKVFSTGEVEFNQAQEIVRAYEEAMASGQGSIQVNGKMVDLPVYELAKRVLGR